A stretch of the Bacillota bacterium genome encodes the following:
- the rsmH gene encoding 16S rRNA (cytosine(1402)-N(4))-methyltransferase RsmH, with protein MSEFHHIPVLFDEVITGLAIKPGGTYVDCTVGGGGHAQGILAKAGDGGLLIGIDRDPAALEAAQRRLQKGPGRFVLVHSNYTELDKVLAAHQIDGVDGFLFDLGVSSHQLDMKDRGFSYHQDAALDMRMNPQASLSAYDVVNGYSERELARIIGEYGEERWAKRIAEFIVARRQTGPITTTGQLVDIIKAAVPASARRLGPHPARRTFQAIRIEVNGELEGIKPAIISAIDHLKPGGRICVISFHSLEDRIVKQSLQESAKGCVCPKDLPVCTCGNVPKVRLITRKPITAGQEELATNPRARSAKLRVAERL; from the coding sequence ATGTCAGAGTTTCATCACATACCTGTTCTATTCGATGAAGTAATCACAGGTCTAGCGATCAAGCCCGGGGGGACTTACGTTGACTGCACCGTAGGCGGTGGTGGACACGCCCAAGGGATTCTTGCCAAGGCCGGCGATGGGGGACTGCTGATTGGCATCGATCGAGATCCGGCGGCCCTGGAAGCGGCCCAGCGACGACTTCAGAAGGGGCCGGGACGATTTGTCTTGGTTCACAGCAACTATACCGAATTAGACAAGGTGCTTGCTGCCCACCAAATTGACGGTGTCGATGGATTTCTCTTTGATTTGGGAGTCTCTTCCCATCAGCTGGACATGAAAGACCGGGGATTTAGTTATCATCAAGATGCTGCTTTGGACATGCGCATGAATCCTCAGGCCTCTTTGTCGGCCTACGATGTGGTGAATGGGTATTCAGAAAGGGAGCTAGCCCGGATCATCGGGGAGTACGGCGAGGAGCGCTGGGCCAAGAGGATCGCTGAGTTTATCGTTGCTCGACGACAAACCGGCCCCATCACCACGACTGGGCAACTGGTGGACATTATCAAGGCAGCGGTTCCTGCATCTGCCAGGCGGCTGGGGCCTCATCCGGCTCGCCGCACCTTTCAAGCCATTAGAATCGAGGTCAATGGTGAACTAGAGGGAATTAAGCCTGCGATAATCAGCGCCATTGATCATCTCAAGCCCGGCGGGAGAATTTGTGTCATCAGTTTCCATTCCCTTGAAGATCGAATCGTCAAGCAGAGTTTACAGGAATCAGCTAAGGGCTGTGTCTGTCCCAAGGATTTGCCGGTCTGTACTTGCGGAAATGTACCAAAAGTTCGACTGATAACCAGAAAGCCAATTACCGCAGGCCAAGAGGAGTTAGCGACCAATCCCAGAGCTCGGAGTGCAAAACTTCGGGTAGCAGAAAGGCTATAA
- the mraZ gene encoding division/cell wall cluster transcriptional repressor MraZ, producing the protein MFMGEYQHTLDAKGRLIVPAKFREGLGEGFVVTRGLDNCLFMYPRSEWEVLEARLKELPLTKKEARRFVRFLFSGAVECDVDKQGRITIPPNLREYARLEKEVVAIGVSNRVELWSRALWEGYIQEAEDSYEDIAESIEELGI; encoded by the coding sequence ATGTTTATGGGCGAATACCAACATACATTGGATGCTAAGGGCCGGCTAATTGTCCCCGCGAAGTTTCGAGAGGGTCTAGGGGAGGGCTTTGTCGTGACCCGAGGTCTTGATAATTGTCTGTTCATGTACCCACGCTCGGAGTGGGAAGTCCTGGAGGCGAGACTGAAGGAACTGCCCCTAACTAAGAAGGAAGCCCGCCGCTTCGTCCGGTTTTTGTTTTCCGGTGCCGTGGAATGCGACGTGGACAAACAAGGACGGATCACCATACCACCAAACCTACGGGAGTATGCAAGACTGGAGAAGGAAGTTGTCGCCATCGGGGTATCCAATCGGGTCGAGCTATGGAGTCGTGCCCTTTGGGAAGGGTATATACAGGAAGCCGAAGATTCCTACGAAGATATAGCTGAGTCAATTGAGGAGTTGGGGATCTAG
- a CDS encoding Nif3-like dinuclear metal center hexameric protein, translating to MVDRITNGICKRGENMVTLKDIMEWIEVVAPVSLAESWDNVGLQIGDPQQRVNRVMTCLTVTEEVADQALTQGSDCIVAHHPLIFRPLTRIDASQPLGRLIQKLCHRQIAVYSCHTNYDRAPYGLNHRLAQVLKLTDARPLVPTEAVPGLVVEGQSPQPGLGRLGELVGHFSWDEYLAYVKEALDIGEVRIIRGQRQSGGPRRVAVCGGSGGSLIAAAQTADLYITGDVDYHDALLAQDLGLEVWDLGHFGTEKLAANWLAEVISQAATAAAVSLTVDIASEGDPFAQG from the coding sequence GTGGTAGATAGGATTACCAACGGTATCTGTAAGAGGGGTGAAAACATGGTAACTCTCAAGGACATTATGGAGTGGATTGAAGTAGTTGCTCCAGTATCTCTGGCCGAATCCTGGGACAACGTCGGTTTACAGATTGGAGATCCACAGCAACGGGTGAACAGGGTAATGACCTGCCTGACGGTGACCGAGGAGGTTGCGGACCAGGCACTAACCCAAGGGAGTGATTGTATCGTTGCGCATCATCCTTTGATTTTTCGTCCACTCACCAGGATCGATGCTTCCCAGCCCTTAGGTAGGCTGATCCAGAAGCTCTGCCACAGGCAGATCGCAGTATACAGCTGTCACACCAACTATGACCGAGCCCCCTACGGATTGAATCATCGCTTGGCCCAGGTGCTCAAATTAACCGATGCAAGGCCCTTAGTCCCCACCGAAGCTGTTCCTGGTTTGGTGGTGGAGGGCCAGAGCCCGCAACCGGGGTTGGGTCGGCTCGGTGAACTGGTGGGACATTTCAGTTGGGATGAGTACTTAGCCTACGTGAAGGAGGCCTTGGATATCGGGGAAGTTAGGATCATCCGGGGCCAGCGCCAATCCGGGGGTCCCCGCAGGGTGGCAGTGTGTGGGGGAAGTGGCGGCAGTTTGATTGCAGCTGCCCAGACAGCAGATTTGTATATCACTGGGGATGTGGACTATCACGATGCTCTGTTGGCTCAGGATCTCGGCCTTGAAGTATGGGATCTGGGACACTTTGGCACCGAGAAATTGGCTGCCAACTGGCTGGCCGAGGTAATCAGCCAGGCAGCAACCGCGGCGGCAGTTTCCCTGACCGTGGACATTGCCAGCGAAGGGGACCCCTTTGCACAGGGGTAA
- a CDS encoding FAD-dependent oxidoreductase, whose amino-acid sequence MKRVLVLGAGYGGVVAALRLHKKLKRHKDVEITLIDQNDYHTLLTELHEVAGNRVEEEAVLIPLERIFQYTRVKLVRDRIINIDYDKQEVSSAHRTYQYDYLILGFGSEPAYFGIEGMEEYGLTLWSYQDAVRIKEHIHQKFLQARDEQDPVKRRQLLTFVIGGGGFTGIEMVGELARWKDELCSQYGIRRSDVRLVVIEALPKILPVLSDDLITKAEAYLTEKLNVEVLTECRITKVTAEAVEINGTDLIPTESMIWTGGVQSNQVVAESGLPVAKRGRVEVNEYLQTSYDNVYAIGDNAAFTTADGMTLPALVEAAMQTGQAAADNIIAELKQQQKRKCTPKLHGVMVSIGRWYGVADLMGIKLTGLLAIIIKHLVNLHYLFEIGGFETCIDYLRHEFMRPRPRRNFIEGHLQIRRPVFFLVPLRIYMGYLWLEAGISKFQDGWLERVALTAQRAVDAVGSTSATVSEVANGVANVVSSASAAVDTAASASIVGEGGATLMNLIGQHTPNWYAWIIENFIVPNAMVFQWLVVVTEIGLGIAFITGTFTFLASVVSIGMNINFLLSTGLWDYWYIVASFATMAGAGRVWGVDYYLMPYLMRQWRYFVRNKWFKLFLFKDRNIAA is encoded by the coding sequence ATGAAGAGAGTTCTCGTCTTGGGGGCTGGATACGGGGGTGTCGTTGCTGCGTTACGGTTGCACAAGAAGCTGAAGCGGCACAAAGATGTAGAGATCACCCTCATCGATCAAAACGATTATCACACCCTGTTGACAGAGTTACACGAAGTTGCAGGAAATCGGGTTGAGGAAGAAGCTGTTCTGATTCCCTTAGAACGGATATTCCAGTATACCAGGGTTAAGTTGGTGCGAGATCGCATCATTAATATTGATTACGATAAGCAAGAAGTGTCTTCGGCACATCGGACTTATCAGTATGATTATCTAATTCTAGGTTTTGGTAGTGAACCCGCCTACTTTGGAATCGAGGGTATGGAAGAGTACGGATTGACTCTCTGGTCCTATCAGGACGCGGTTCGTATTAAGGAACACATTCACCAAAAGTTCTTGCAGGCTAGGGATGAGCAGGATCCCGTCAAGCGGCGTCAGCTCTTGACCTTCGTCATCGGTGGAGGCGGTTTCACCGGAATTGAGATGGTGGGGGAGCTGGCCCGGTGGAAGGACGAGCTTTGCAGCCAGTACGGTATTCGCCGCTCCGATGTCCGCTTGGTGGTCATTGAGGCTTTACCTAAGATCCTGCCGGTGTTGTCCGATGACTTGATTACCAAGGCTGAGGCCTACTTGACGGAGAAGTTGAACGTTGAAGTACTTACCGAGTGCCGGATCACTAAGGTAACAGCGGAAGCCGTTGAAATAAACGGTACCGATTTGATTCCTACCGAGAGCATGATCTGGACCGGTGGAGTTCAATCCAATCAGGTGGTGGCCGAAAGTGGGCTGCCCGTTGCCAAGCGGGGACGGGTTGAAGTTAACGAGTACCTGCAGACCAGCTATGACAATGTCTACGCCATCGGTGATAATGCTGCCTTTACCACTGCCGATGGGATGACGCTGCCGGCTTTAGTTGAGGCAGCAATGCAAACCGGTCAGGCTGCCGCCGATAACATTATCGCTGAGCTTAAGCAGCAGCAGAAGCGTAAGTGTACTCCTAAGCTCCATGGAGTGATGGTGTCCATCGGTCGATGGTACGGAGTTGCCGACTTGATGGGGATCAAACTGACGGGATTGTTAGCGATTATCATCAAGCATTTGGTCAATCTGCATTATCTCTTCGAAATCGGTGGATTTGAAACCTGTATCGATTACTTGCGGCATGAGTTTATGCGGCCTCGTCCCCGGCGCAACTTCATCGAGGGGCACTTACAGATTCGTCGGCCGGTATTTTTCCTAGTGCCCTTACGGATCTATATGGGGTACCTGTGGCTGGAAGCGGGGATCAGCAAGTTTCAGGACGGATGGTTAGAGCGGGTAGCGTTGACGGCGCAGCGAGCCGTTGATGCCGTGGGCTCCACTTCAGCCACCGTTTCTGAAGTAGCAAATGGAGTCGCCAACGTAGTCTCTAGCGCCAGTGCGGCAGTGGACACCGCAGCTAGTGCCTCCATCGTTGGGGAAGGTGGAGCTACGTTGATGAACCTGATTGGTCAGCACACCCCAAATTGGTACGCTTGGATCATCGAGAATTTCATTGTTCCCAATGCGATGGTCTTTCAATGGCTGGTGGTTGTGACGGAAATTGGGCTCGGCATTGCCTTTATTACGGGAACCTTTACCTTCTTGGCCTCCGTTGTGAGCATTGGAATGAACATCAACTTCCTGTTGAGTACCGGTCTGTGGGATTATTGGTATATTGTGGCCAGCTTTGCCACGATGGCTGGTGCTGGGCGAGTTTGGGGTGTTGACTACTATCTGATGCCCTATCTGATGCGGCAATGGCGCTACTTTGTACGCAATAAGTGGTTTAAGCTGTTCTTGTTTAAGGATCGGAATATAGCCGCTTAG
- a CDS encoding FAD:protein FMN transferase, whose translation MSYLAVVNFFRSHKRHLLILTVLVGLLVTSGCREKPAPEPVTRTRILMDTLVEVRLFEDNDKIMDAVFDRISEIESLMSRTLASSEISLINHRAGDQPVSVSSDTFTVVTQALEYARLTKGAFDPTVGPLVEAWGISSDHPRVPSEEELSHLISLIDYQRIETDEQTQSVFLQERDMAIDLGGIAKGYAADEAVKVLRAQGIDSAYVNLGGNVWVVGAKPDGSPWRIGVRNPFDESGATFVGVLSLVDTSVVTSGTYERYFISDGVKYHHILDPKTGYPAEGNLASVTIVSQNSMAADGLSTSIFILGKEQGQALVETLPGIEAVLVDNDSKVWVSSGLRDRFEVMEGFTLEH comes from the coding sequence TTGTCGTATTTAGCAGTAGTCAACTTTTTCCGTTCCCACAAAAGACATTTGCTAATCTTAACAGTGCTCGTGGGATTGTTAGTAACGTCGGGGTGCAGGGAAAAACCCGCTCCTGAACCGGTAACCAGAACCCGAATATTGATGGATACTTTGGTGGAGGTCCGCTTATTCGAAGATAACGATAAAATCATGGATGCGGTCTTCGATCGAATCAGTGAAATTGAGTCTCTCATGAGCCGAACTTTGGCCTCCAGTGAGATTTCCCTCATTAATCATCGTGCTGGCGATCAACCGGTGTCCGTTAGCTCCGACACCTTCACTGTGGTTACCCAGGCCTTGGAATACGCCCGCCTCACAAAGGGCGCCTTTGATCCCACGGTGGGACCCTTGGTTGAGGCTTGGGGCATTTCCTCCGATCATCCCAGGGTGCCCTCCGAGGAAGAGTTGAGCCATTTGATCAGCCTAATAGATTACCAGCGCATCGAAACCGATGAACAGACACAATCGGTCTTTTTGCAAGAACGGGATATGGCGATAGACTTAGGTGGTATTGCTAAGGGATACGCGGCCGATGAGGCGGTGAAGGTACTGCGAGCCCAGGGTATCGATAGTGCTTATGTCAACCTCGGCGGCAATGTCTGGGTCGTGGGAGCCAAGCCCGATGGAAGCCCTTGGCGTATCGGAGTTCGTAATCCCTTCGATGAAAGCGGCGCCACCTTTGTAGGAGTCCTCTCACTCGTTGATACTTCAGTGGTAACTTCGGGAACCTATGAAAGGTACTTTATTTCCGATGGGGTGAAATATCATCACATCCTGGATCCAAAGACGGGATACCCCGCAGAGGGCAACCTAGCCAGTGTAACCATTGTTTCCCAGAACTCAATGGCTGCCGATGGACTCTCTACAAGTATTTTCATTCTTGGCAAGGAACAGGGACAAGCTTTAGTGGAGACGCTGCCGGGTATCGAGGCCGTATTAGTGGACAACGACAGTAAGGTTTGGGTGTCATCGGGACTACGGGATCGTTTTGAAGTTATGGAAGGCTTTACTTTGGAGCACTAA
- a CDS encoding NusG domain II-containing protein produces the protein MKKGDLFLLVALLGAILVSGLYLRYRQAPQGDIIAVISVDNQPIQRINLSRVQEPYTLPIRPDSSRYNLLAIEPGRIRVLEANCPNQIDVRQGWISDSTRSIVCVPNRLVVRIESSDNSLGIDGVVQ, from the coding sequence GTGAAAAAGGGAGACCTGTTTTTACTGGTGGCTCTATTGGGGGCAATTCTAGTCAGCGGATTGTACCTGCGGTATCGCCAAGCCCCACAGGGAGATATCATTGCCGTCATCAGCGTCGACAACCAACCGATACAACGGATCAATCTCTCTCGGGTACAAGAGCCCTATACCCTTCCCATTCGGCCGGATTCATCTCGCTACAATCTGCTGGCGATAGAACCAGGGCGAATTCGGGTGCTGGAGGCCAATTGTCCCAATCAGATCGACGTAAGGCAAGGCTGGATCTCCGATTCCACCCGAAGTATCGTCTGTGTTCCCAATCGTTTGGTCGTTAGAATCGAGTCCAGTGATAACTCCCTGGGGATTGACGGGGTAGTTCAATAG
- a CDS encoding Gx transporter family protein yields the protein MVKTKKLVTISLLVALGLVLHLVERLLPIPQLAPGVKLGLANIVTLFSIYTLPLPDTILVVLLRTLLSSLLGGGVSSMLFSLAGGFSALAVMWITSRARNWFSLPAVSVLGALAHNIGQLFVASIIVGNFAFYSYLPVLIASGAVTGVFVGLVTRLLLDSWKRTGLAAAANYDSAAHKLQGSK from the coding sequence ATCGTGAAGACGAAAAAACTTGTTACCATCAGCCTGTTAGTCGCTTTAGGCTTGGTTCTGCATCTTGTGGAACGACTACTTCCCATCCCCCAGTTAGCTCCGGGGGTAAAACTGGGTTTAGCAAATATCGTGACCTTATTCTCTATCTACACTCTGCCGCTACCGGATACGATTCTGGTGGTCTTGTTGCGAACGCTTCTCAGTTCATTACTAGGCGGTGGAGTTAGCTCAATGCTATTTAGTCTAGCCGGGGGGTTCTCCGCTTTAGCGGTAATGTGGATCACCTCAAGGGCTAGAAACTGGTTTAGCCTGCCGGCTGTCAGTGTGCTGGGAGCTCTCGCCCACAATATTGGCCAGTTATTTGTCGCCTCAATAATCGTCGGCAATTTCGCCTTTTATTCCTACCTGCCGGTCCTAATTGCTTCCGGCGCAGTAACGGGAGTGTTCGTTGGCTTAGTCACTAGACTGCTTCTAGATAGTTGGAAGCGTACGGGACTTGCCGCGGCTGCCAACTATGATTCGGCCGCTCACAAGTTACAAGGAAGTAAATGA
- a CDS encoding polyprenyl synthetase family protein has product MSFWDHNPSLAKHLAAVDEKLQSAANCKEKLIQEAVTELINAPGKRIRSAVTLLSASFGTFDESTISVAAAIELLHMATLVHDDIIDEVKLRRGVPTTQSRFGKDCAVYTGDWLFVKSFQLLCEAKATEHLEPLARAMQRICEGEVNQYSNRYIPRPSVLAYLRRIRGKTAILFALAAAVGAKQAQCQEKEVRLLARYGLYLGMAFQIQDDILDLVSTEEKMGKPVGNDIKEGVYTLPIIYTLMNSQYSEKLKDLLAQETTQETLEGITDLVIKAKGIEQARKLLQKYLTKAMDMLQQLPPNSNRETLQLLLEVPFQSTDPLQAWQKSPKKRRFSTRTA; this is encoded by the coding sequence TTGAGCTTCTGGGACCACAACCCGAGCCTTGCAAAACATTTGGCAGCGGTGGATGAAAAACTGCAGTCTGCTGCCAACTGCAAAGAGAAGCTGATTCAGGAGGCCGTTACCGAACTGATCAACGCTCCGGGAAAAAGGATCCGTTCCGCGGTGACCCTGCTTTCCGCGTCCTTTGGAACCTTTGATGAGTCCACCATCTCCGTTGCTGCCGCCATTGAGTTGTTGCACATGGCTACCCTAGTTCACGACGATATTATCGATGAAGTAAAGTTGCGGCGAGGGGTACCAACCACCCAATCTCGCTTCGGCAAAGACTGCGCGGTCTACACTGGAGATTGGCTGTTTGTAAAATCCTTCCAACTCCTGTGTGAGGCCAAGGCAACGGAGCATCTGGAGCCGTTGGCCAGAGCAATGCAGCGGATCTGTGAAGGTGAGGTCAATCAGTATTCCAATCGGTATATTCCCCGTCCTTCCGTTCTGGCTTACCTACGTAGGATTCGAGGCAAGACAGCAATCCTGTTTGCCCTGGCTGCCGCGGTAGGAGCCAAACAGGCCCAGTGTCAGGAAAAGGAAGTCCGCCTGTTAGCCCGCTACGGCCTATATCTGGGCATGGCCTTTCAGATTCAAGATGATATCCTCGATCTGGTGTCTACCGAGGAGAAGATGGGCAAACCCGTAGGAAATGATATTAAGGAAGGTGTTTACACCCTTCCTATCATTTATACCTTGATGAATTCTCAGTACAGTGAAAAGCTGAAGGACCTCTTGGCCCAGGAAACCACCCAAGAAACCCTCGAAGGGATAACGGATTTAGTAATCAAAGCCAAGGGAATTGAGCAGGCCAGAAAACTGCTGCAAAAATACTTGACCAAGGCCATGGACATGTTACAGCAATTGCCGCCCAACTCCAATAGGGAAACGCTACAGCTTCTCTTGGAGGTTCCCTTTCAGTCCACTGATCCTCTTCAGGCCTGGCAGAAGTCACCGAAAAAGCGAAGGTTTTCCACCAGAACCGCCTAA
- a CDS encoding DUF3866 family protein, with amino-acid sequence MIHRRRGVIKSVTWISPEVWEAQVSIEGQGEEAKALGYRELVGDGQPGMEVILNTTAVDLGLGTGGYHFVMAVDSSPDPVPDRPGHIMKLRYTPCQLPVLSVEEEDSPHHHEFTTWRTLEDMPVVVGTLHSMLAPVVTVIKGGAPKTRIAYIMTDGAALPLAFSRTVRELQERGDLAATITYGHAWGGDYEAINVFSALIAAKYVAKADVAVVLMGPGVVGTGTLLGTTALEQAAIIDAVSLLEGRPIAIPRMSWADPRERHRGMSHHTLTALGRLTHHRCELALPQLPEPQLTQLKAQVAEADLDRLHRLHWVDVTEPMVRLRQSELTFSTMGRGLDEDPVFFAGAAAAAVVAVEVLSEASVPV; translated from the coding sequence GTGATCCATCGGCGCAGGGGAGTAATTAAGTCTGTAACCTGGATTTCGCCAGAGGTTTGGGAAGCTCAGGTCAGCATCGAGGGGCAAGGGGAAGAGGCGAAGGCCCTGGGGTATCGGGAATTGGTTGGCGATGGGCAACCGGGGATGGAAGTTATTCTCAATACAACGGCCGTTGATCTGGGACTGGGGACCGGGGGCTATCATTTTGTGATGGCAGTTGATTCATCGCCGGACCCGGTGCCGGATCGGCCGGGCCACATCATGAAACTGCGATATACTCCCTGTCAGCTACCGGTGCTCAGTGTCGAGGAAGAGGACAGTCCCCACCATCACGAGTTTACCACCTGGCGCACCCTGGAGGATATGCCGGTAGTGGTGGGAACCCTGCACAGTATGCTGGCCCCGGTGGTAACGGTGATTAAGGGCGGCGCACCAAAGACAAGGATTGCCTACATCATGACCGATGGTGCTGCTTTGCCCCTGGCCTTTAGTCGGACCGTTAGGGAGCTACAGGAAAGGGGAGACTTGGCTGCAACCATTACCTACGGGCATGCCTGGGGAGGAGACTATGAGGCCATCAATGTTTTCTCGGCTCTCATTGCGGCTAAATATGTGGCAAAGGCCGATGTTGCTGTGGTTTTGATGGGACCGGGTGTCGTAGGGACAGGAACATTGCTGGGGACTACGGCTTTGGAGCAGGCGGCAATTATCGATGCTGTTTCTCTTCTGGAGGGGCGTCCCATTGCCATCCCTCGGATGAGTTGGGCCGATCCCCGAGAGCGACATCGAGGGATGAGTCATCACACTTTGACCGCCCTCGGTCGCCTTACCCACCACCGGTGTGAGCTCGCCCTGCCACAACTGCCGGAACCGCAGCTGACCCAACTAAAGGCCCAAGTCGCGGAGGCTGACCTAGACCGACTGCATCGCTTGCACTGGGTGGACGTTACTGAGCCCATGGTACGGCTGCGTCAGTCCGAGCTTACCTTCAGTACCATGGGGCGGGGCTTGGATGAGGACCCGGTATTTTTTGCCGGTGCCGCTGCCGCGGCAGTGGTGGCGGTGGAGGTACTAAGTGAAGCATCGGTACCGGTATGA
- the pnp gene encoding polyribonucleotide nucleotidyltransferase codes for MELKEFSMELGGRPITVETGRVAGQANGAVMVRYGETVVLVTATMSSQPREGIDFFPLLVDYEERMYAIGRIPGGWARREGRPSEGAVLAARMIDRPLRPLFPEGFRNDVQVVCTVMSVDNENPADIAAMIGASAALSISDIPFEGPIGGVRIGRLKGEFVINPSSEELAESDLNLVVAGTKDAIMMVEAGADEVSEEVMLDAIMYGHEVIKEIVAWQEQMMAEVGKEKLEVTLHQPDPAVAQWVQSNGADKLAAAVDEADKLTRQDAIDAAKEEIAARFVAEFGEETAAEKAGDLASILDDIVKEEVRRMITVDHRRPDGRGLDEIRPITCEVGLLPRAHGSGLFTRGQTQVLTACALGVKSDAQVLDDLGDEDHKRYIHHYNFPPYSVGETRPMRSPGRREIGHGALAERALLPVIPPPEEFPYTIRLVSEVLESNGSSSQASVCGSTLALMDAGVPIRKPVAGIAMGLVKKGDNITILTDIQGMEDHLGDMDFKVAGTRDGITALQMDMKISGVGREILGRALEQARAGRLFILDKMAEVIDKPRSELSPWAPRIITLEIPVEKIRDVIGSGGKTIRKIIDETGVSIDIEDDGRVYIASTDMESGYRAREIVETLVKDVAVGETYLGEVKRIMDFGAFVEVLPGKEGLVHISKLSRKRIGKVEDVVSVGDRLMVKVIEIDRQGRINLSHKDTLGPDDGPGPVKR; via the coding sequence ATGGAGTTGAAAGAGTTTTCAATGGAGTTAGGAGGGCGCCCAATCACCGTCGAAACCGGTCGAGTGGCTGGACAAGCCAACGGTGCGGTCATGGTGAGATATGGTGAGACGGTGGTTTTAGTTACCGCCACCATGTCCAGTCAGCCTCGGGAGGGAATTGACTTCTTCCCACTCCTAGTGGACTATGAGGAGCGAATGTATGCCATTGGGCGGATTCCCGGTGGCTGGGCCCGTAGAGAAGGAAGACCCAGTGAGGGTGCCGTTCTCGCGGCTCGCATGATCGATCGCCCGTTGCGTCCACTATTTCCCGAGGGCTTTCGTAATGATGTTCAGGTAGTCTGTACCGTCATGTCCGTGGATAACGAGAATCCCGCGGATATTGCGGCAATGATCGGAGCCTCTGCGGCCCTGAGTATTTCCGATATTCCCTTTGAGGGGCCCATCGGTGGTGTGCGAATTGGTCGCCTCAAGGGTGAGTTTGTGATTAATCCCTCCTCCGAGGAACTGGCAGAATCAGACCTTAACCTAGTGGTGGCCGGAACCAAGGATGCGATCATGATGGTGGAAGCAGGAGCCGATGAAGTATCGGAAGAGGTTATGCTTGATGCCATCATGTATGGCCATGAGGTGATCAAGGAGATTGTAGCTTGGCAGGAACAGATGATGGCGGAGGTTGGCAAGGAGAAGCTGGAAGTTACCTTGCATCAGCCCGATCCCGCGGTAGCCCAGTGGGTGCAAAGCAATGGCGCCGACAAATTGGCCGCCGCTGTCGACGAGGCCGACAAGCTGACCCGGCAGGATGCCATTGACGCAGCCAAGGAAGAGATAGCGGCTCGTTTTGTTGCAGAGTTTGGTGAAGAAACTGCCGCTGAGAAGGCCGGTGACTTAGCTTCCATCCTCGATGACATCGTCAAGGAAGAAGTCCGGCGGATGATTACCGTGGACCACAGGCGTCCCGATGGTCGTGGTCTTGATGAGATCAGACCAATTACCTGCGAAGTTGGGCTGTTGCCCCGTGCCCATGGATCGGGACTCTTTACTCGGGGACAGACTCAGGTTCTGACGGCCTGTGCCCTAGGAGTCAAGTCCGATGCCCAGGTACTGGATGACCTTGGTGATGAGGATCATAAACGCTATATTCACCACTACAATTTCCCACCCTACAGTGTCGGCGAAACTCGCCCAATGCGGTCCCCTGGCAGACGGGAAATCGGTCATGGTGCTTTGGCTGAGCGGGCTTTACTGCCGGTTATTCCACCGCCGGAGGAGTTTCCCTATACCATTCGCCTGGTCTCTGAGGTGTTGGAATCCAACGGCTCCAGTTCTCAGGCCAGTGTCTGCGGTAGTACCTTGGCTTTGATGGATGCCGGAGTCCCGATTCGCAAACCGGTGGCGGGAATTGCCATGGGATTGGTGAAAAAGGGTGACAACATCACCATCCTCACCGACATTCAAGGGATGGAGGACCATCTTGGGGATATGGACTTCAAGGTCGCGGGCACCCGGGATGGAATCACCGCTCTGCAAATGGATATGAAGATCAGCGGAGTGGGACGAGAGATCCTAGGCCGAGCTTTAGAGCAGGCTCGAGCGGGAAGACTCTTTATTCTCGACAAGATGGCCGAGGTCATCGACAAGCCCCGCAGTGAGCTGTCGCCTTGGGCGCCTCGCATTATCACCTTGGAGATTCCCGTTGAGAAGATCCGGGATGTGATTGGCTCCGGCGGCAAGACCATCCGCAAGATTATCGATGAGACCGGAGTTTCCATCGACATCGAGGACGATGGCAGAGTCTACATCGCTTCCACCGATATGGAATCGGGTTATCGGGCAAGGGAGATAGTTGAAACCTTGGTCAAGGACGTTGCGGTGGGAGAGACCTACTTAGGTGAAGTCAAGCGGATTATGGACTTCGGCGCCTTCGTGGAGGTTCTGCCCGGTAAAGAGGGACTGGTGCACATCTCCAAGTTGAGCCGCAAGCGTATCGGCAAAGTTGAAGATGTAGTTTCCGTAGGAGATCGATTGATGGTCAAAGTTATTGAGATCGATCGACAGGGGCGAATTAACTTGTCCCACAAGGATACTCTGGGCCCCGATGATGGACCAGGCCCCGTAAAAAGATAG